The Intestinibaculum porci DNA window CATAATCTCCTACACCAATAATAATCATCAAAAATGAAGGAGCATTCATTTTTTGAGTATCAATCTTATCGCTCAATGTTTTAAGATTCTTAGCACCTTCTTCAATAAGACGTTCTCCACCTAATTTCACCTCTGCTAGTCCATAGCTTCCATTTCTCAAGTGGATAACTGTATCACACTCCAATCCTGATTTATCACGATAATGTAGCACATCTCCATCTAAAAGCTGAGCATATACACGCAAGTCCCTCACTACCAGCGTCTCAAAAAGTAATCCCATTGTATGCAAATCATTCAATAAATCGTTAGGTCCAATGCCTTGAGCTGCACTCGCAATAGAGGGATCGACAAAGTACCTCGTGTCAGATGATCGAATGGCTGTTTTTGATCTTAAATTAGGATTCCATGCAGGCATGTCCTCAATCACAAAAATCTTCTTTAATGCACTTATATAAGCAGCGATGGTATCTTCACTAATGGTAAAAGACTCATTATTCATAATATCATCCTTGAGCATTTTCATCGAAATTTGTGTTCCTTGGTGTCTTGCAAAAGATCGCATTAATCGCACAACTCTTGCTTCATCCTTTACAATACCATCAGCCCTACTAATATCTGACTTCACAACAGCATCAAAATAATCTTTTGCCTGCTCTAAAGCAGCTTTTTGCATCATATCAATTGATCTAGGCCATCCTCCACGACAAATAAGAAAAGCTAATTGATTGATATCAATAGGATTAATACCACTAATCGACTTAGGATCATCAAAGAGTTCACCCAGACTTACTTCACCTGTTGATTCTAA harbors:
- a CDS encoding ATP-binding protein; the protein is MAVDYKKRVVDQILLDKLNAKGGVVIEGPKWCGKTTTAMQAAGSVLRMDEPSRRKQNMDMAEINPSLLLQGTPPRLVDEWQIAPELWDAARYEIDQRNAEGQFIFTGSSVPVESEKIYHSGTGRFTWLTMRTMSLYESLESTGEVSLGELFDDPKSISGINPIDINQLAFLICRGGWPRSIDMMQKAALEQAKDYFDAVVKSDISRADGIVKDEARVVRLMRSFARHQGTQISMKMLKDDIMNNESFTISEDTIAAYISALKKIFVIEDMPAWNPNLRSKTAIRSSDTRYFVDPSIASAAQGIGPNDLLNDLHTMGLLFETLVVRDLRVYAQLLDGDVLHYRDKSGLECDTVIHLRNGSYGLAEVKLGGERLIEEGAKNLKTLSDKIDTQKMNAPSFLMIIIGVGDYAYKRKDGVFIVPIGCLKP